In Amycolatopsis sp. FBCC-B4732, the genomic stretch CGGCGAGCCGATCGGCGTGCGCGGCGACGCGGGCCAGCTGCACCAGGTGGTGATCAACGTGCTGGCCAACGCGCGCACGCACACCCCGGCGGGCACGACGGTGACGACCACTTTGTCCACTTCGGACGAGACGGTCCGCCTCCGCGTCGCCGACGACGGCCCCGGCATCCCCCCGGACATCCTCCCGGACGTCTTCGAGCGCTTCGCCCGCGGCGACAATTCGCGATCGCGCGCGGCGGGGAGCACGGGCCTCGGGCTGGCGATCGTGGCCGCGGTGGTCAGCGCGCACGACGGCCGGGTGGCGGTGCAGAGCCGGCCGGGCCGCACGGAGTTCGAGATCACGTTCCCGGCGGCGCCGACGCCCGCGTGACGGGTTTCGTCTCGAACGCATTGAAGGGCGTACCGGTGTCCGAGCGTGTTCTACGAAACACCTCGAGCGAGCCATTCTTCAATGTTGTGGTCTTCCCTGTTCATCCAAGGCGCGGCGCCTCGTGCGGGTGATGGTGGGAAATCGTCGTGAACGTCGACAGTCGGGGCGGATGCACAGCGTACGCACAGCTTCGGCACATCTTCACCACATGCGGCGCCGACACGGTGAAGCCCATGACGACCACGCTGTCGGCGCCCGCGCTCGCCCAGCCCGCTCCCGAAGCCGCGCGTGAAGCCCGGTGGGTCAAGCCGGCCGTGGCCGTGCTGCTGCTCGGCACCGGGGTGCTCTACCTGTGGGACCTGGCGAAAACGGGCTGGGCCAACGACTTCTACGCGATGGCCGCGCAGGCCGGGACGTGGAGCTGGAAGGCCCTGTTCTTCGGCTCGCTCGACCCCGGCAACGTCGTCACCGTCGACAAGCCGCCGTTCTCGCTGTGGGTGATGGGGTTGTCCGGGCGGCTCTTCGGCTTCTCCAGCTGGAGCCTGCTCGTGCCGAACGCGCTCGCCGGCGTCGCCTCGGTCGGCCTGGTCTACCTCGCCGTGCGGCGGCTGTCCGGGCCGGGAGCCGGGTTGCTGGCCGGGGCCGGGCTCGCGCTGACGCCGGTTGCCGCGCTGATGTTCCGCTACGACAACCCCGATGCCTTCCTCGTGCTGCTGCTCGTCGCCGGCGCGTACTGCGTCGTGCGCGCGCTCGAACGCGGGAGCACGGTGTGGCTGCTGCTCGCCGGGGTCGCGATCGGGTTCGGCTTCCTCGACAAGATGCTGCAGGCGTTCCTCGTGCTGCCCGCGTTCGTGCTCGCCTACGCCGTCGCGGCGCCGACGTCGCTGGGCCGCCGGATCTGGCAGCTGGCTGCCGCGGCCGGTGCCGTGCTCGTCTCCGCGGGCTGGTGGATCGCGGTCGTCGCGGTGTGGCCGGCCGCCGACCGGCCCTACATCAGCGGCTCGACCGACAACACCGTGCTGGAACTCGCGTTCGGCTACAACGGCCTCGGCCGGATCTTCGGCGAAGGCCGCGGTGGCGGCGGTGGCGGGGCGGTCACGCCACCCGCCGGGCTGGAACTGCCCGCGGGCGGGCGCGGCTTCGGCGGTGGCTTCGGCGGTGAAACCGGGCTGACGCGGCTGTTCAGCGGCGAGTTCGGCGGCGAAGCGTCGTGGCTGCTGCCCGCCGCGCTCATCGGGCTGGTCGCCGGCCTGTGGTTCACCCGCCGCGCGCCGCGCACCGACCGGACGCGGGCGGCGCTGCTGCTGTGGGGTGGCTGGCTGGTCGTCACCGCGCTGGTGTTCAGCTACATGAGCGGGATCATCCACCCGTACTACACGGTCGCGCTGGCGCCCGGGATCGCCGCCACGTTGGGGATTTCCGCACGGGAGCTGTGGCGCGGCCGGGCGAACTTCGCCGCCCGCGCGGTGCTCGCCGTCCTGCTCGCCGTGACCGCGGTGTGGGGTTTCCTGCTCCTCGCGCGGACGCCGGACTGGCAGCCGTGGGTGCGCTACGCGCTGCTCGTGCTGAGCGCGGCCGCCGTGCTCGCGCTGCTGTTCGGCGCCGACCGGCTCCGGCGGCTCGGCCCGGTCGTGGCCGTGCTCGGCCTGTGCGGCGCGCTGCTCGGGACGTCGGCCTTCACACTGGCCACGGCGGCGACCGCGCACTCGGGCGGGACGCCGTCGTCCGGGCCGGCCGTCGCGAGTGGACGCGGCTTCGGTGGCGGTGCCCGCGGTTTCGGCGGCGGGCAGACCGACACCGCGGTGATCGACCTGCTCAAGGGCACGACGACGAAGTGGGCCGCGGCGCAGAGCGGCGCGATGGAGTCGGCCGGGCTGGCGCTCGCCAGTGGACGGCCGGTGCTCGCGATCGGCGGCTTCAGCGGCAGCGACCCGGCACCGACGCTCGAGCAGTTCCAGCGGTACGTCGCGAGCGGCGACGTCCACTACTACGTCGCGGGCGGGCGCGGTGGCTTCGGGGG encodes the following:
- a CDS encoding glycosyltransferase family 39 protein, yielding MTTTLSAPALAQPAPEAAREARWVKPAVAVLLLGTGVLYLWDLAKTGWANDFYAMAAQAGTWSWKALFFGSLDPGNVVTVDKPPFSLWVMGLSGRLFGFSSWSLLVPNALAGVASVGLVYLAVRRLSGPGAGLLAGAGLALTPVAALMFRYDNPDAFLVLLLVAGAYCVVRALERGSTVWLLLAGVAIGFGFLDKMLQAFLVLPAFVLAYAVAAPTSLGRRIWQLAAAAGAVLVSAGWWIAVVAVWPAADRPYISGSTDNTVLELAFGYNGLGRIFGEGRGGGGGGAVTPPAGLELPAGGRGFGGGFGGETGLTRLFSGEFGGEASWLLPAALIGLVAGLWFTRRAPRTDRTRAALLLWGGWLVVTALVFSYMSGIIHPYYTVALAPGIAATLGISARELWRGRANFAARAVLAVLLAVTAVWGFLLLARTPDWQPWVRYALLVLSAAAVLALLFGADRLRRLGPVVAVLGLCGALLGTSAFTLATAATAHSGGTPSSGPAVASGRGFGGGARGFGGGQTDTAVIDLLKGTTTKWAAAQSGAMESAGLALASGRPVLAIGGFSGSDPAPTLEQFQRYVASGDVHYYVAGGRGGFGGGRGTAGEIQTWVEQNFAPVTAESTTVYDLTKSIN